In candidate division TA06 bacterium, one genomic interval encodes:
- a CDS encoding penicillin-binding protein activator has translation MKKYGVILLCFLAVSCQTFKPAVDKKTPVSKDQQAKEELRQKKETEAAGILDKAKSQYSERKPAEAAETLQQLLARYPETASAVEALYLTALYRFEIRQIDLALQNGFKLTDKYPDSELWVKTKKVLGDCYTENRDYVKAGQQYLEGMAKAKAPEGRETLRLPLLSLINEKLSAGELRILYKAYSDAETAPAMGLRLCKLELEAKNVPEAKKLLSDLSKKYPGSGEAGTANLLLSQLSGDNAIIPAVPVEKKIGLLAPLSGKFGEFGQAVQNGVELAFEEYNQTAVEKFKLVAADSKGDAIDAVKQTRYLADSSKVMGLIGEVLSGATIAAAGVADALGVPLLSPTATDDRISTIGPCIFQLNPSLSWQGPAVAQYAVKARGFKALAMLYPDEGAWESVAQAFAKEAAKLGARLVYSQSYTPGATDFQVQIDRLRLVKVDALFLPASPSDIVMIAPQLAYNQMKLQLLGPESWGDPKVAAQGDVYVEGAIFAVLSEGSELAQSTAAFEERFKKRYGKPPSKQAAQGYDAARIMIAALQKNPASRQELQTYLNSGDFTGLKLSGQGSFGRFGAQPKAKMMTIKNRQAAELGEDQPAKDKKAPAPVKNEKAKADSAAKKAAPKPKKP, from the coding sequence ATGAAAAAATACGGCGTCATATTGCTTTGTTTTTTGGCTGTGTCATGCCAAACATTTAAACCGGCGGTGGACAAGAAAACACCAGTTTCCAAGGACCAGCAGGCCAAAGAAGAACTGCGCCAAAAGAAGGAAACCGAGGCCGCCGGGATTTTGGATAAAGCCAAATCGCAGTATTCGGAGCGCAAACCGGCCGAGGCGGCGGAAACCCTACAGCAACTGTTGGCCAGGTATCCCGAAACGGCATCGGCCGTGGAAGCCCTTTATTTGACGGCCCTGTACCGCTTTGAGATCAGGCAGATCGATCTGGCCCTGCAAAACGGGTTTAAACTCACTGACAAATATCCCGACTCCGAGCTTTGGGTCAAGACCAAAAAAGTGCTGGGCGACTGCTATACCGAAAACAGGGATTATGTCAAGGCCGGACAGCAGTACCTGGAGGGCATGGCCAAGGCCAAAGCCCCGGAGGGCCGGGAAACTTTGCGTCTGCCGCTGCTATCGCTGATCAACGAAAAACTTTCCGCCGGGGAACTGAGGATCCTCTATAAGGCTTACTCGGATGCGGAGACGGCCCCGGCCATGGGCCTGAGATTGTGCAAGCTGGAACTGGAGGCAAAAAATGTTCCCGAAGCCAAAAAACTGCTTTCGGACCTCAGCAAAAAATATCCCGGCAGCGGAGAGGCCGGCACCGCCAACCTGCTGCTGTCCCAGTTATCAGGGGATAACGCGATAATCCCGGCGGTCCCGGTGGAAAAGAAGATAGGCCTGCTGGCGCCCTTAAGCGGCAAGTTCGGGGAATTCGGGCAGGCGGTGCAGAACGGGGTGGAACTGGCCTTTGAGGAATATAACCAGACGGCCGTGGAAAAATTCAAATTAGTGGCGGCCGATTCCAAGGGCGATGCCATTGATGCGGTCAAACAAACCCGCTATCTGGCCGACTCCTCCAAGGTGATGGGGCTGATCGGCGAAGTGCTTTCCGGAGCCACCATCGCCGCGGCCGGGGTGGCCGATGCGCTGGGGGTCCCGCTGCTTTCGCCCACCGCCACCGACGACCGGATCTCGACCATCGGGCCCTGCATCTTTCAATTGAACCCCAGCTTAAGCTGGCAGGGGCCGGCGGTGGCCCAGTATGCGGTCAAGGCCCGGGGCTTTAAGGCGCTGGCCATGCTGTATCCCGACGAAGGCGCCTGGGAATCGGTGGCCCAGGCCTTCGCCAAGGAGGCCGCCAAGCTGGGGGCCAGGCTGGTCTATTCCCAGTCCTATACCCCGGGCGCCACCGACTTCCAGGTCCAGATCGACAGGCTGCGTTTGGTCAAAGTGGACGCGTTGTTCCTGCCGGCCTCGCCTTCGGACATCGTGATGATCGCTCCCCAGCTGGCTTACAATCAGATGAAGCTCCAGTTATTGGGTCCGGAATCCTGGGGAGATCCCAAGGTGGCGGCCCAGGGCGATGTATACGTGGAGGGAGCGATATTCGCTGTGCTCTCGGAGGGTTCGGAGCTGGCCCAGTCCACGGCCGCCTTTGAGGAGCGCTTTAAAAAGCGCTACGGCAAGCCGCCCTCCAAACAGGCGGCCCAGGGATACGACGCCGCTCGGATCATGATCGCGGCCCTGCAAAAGAATCCCGCCTCCCGCCAGGAACTGCAGACCTATCTGAACAGCGGGGATTTCACCGGGCTAAAACTTTCGGGGCAGGGAAGCTTCGGCCGGTTCGGGGCCCAGCCCAAGGCCAAGATGATGACCATCAAGAACCGGCAGGCGGCGGAGCTGGGGGAGGACCAGCCGGCCAAGGATAAAAAGGCCCCGGCCCCGGTCAAGAACGAGAAGGCCAAGGCCGATTCCGCCGCCAAGAAGGCAGCGCCCAAACCCAAGAAACCATAA
- the holB gene encoding DNA polymerase III subunit delta': MLFTNIIGQEVAKQILRRSFEEKRLAQSYLFYGPAGVGKEMAAFELAQALNCTGEEPPCGSCSQCRKTVEFNHPDLHYVFPVPHPSSESDKRKLSEEIAELLAQKAQKPYLNLEFDRPVAISIDDIRVLQSKLSLQPYQGRKKVVIIVSPEALTTEAANAFLKTLEEPSPTTNFILVCDQSNALLSTILSRCQKIRFMRLDKGSVVQALEERHGLPPDQAQMLASLSQGSLGQALEMMELDLLEERRMAGELLRAGLEKNYVGMMESIDLAAGEKGRPQRVLDMMSAIVLEALHPEPQPSPEVLSLARLLTEARLNRITANRELARTALMRNVTPRLCLMAACSPDIIKEEL, from the coding sequence ATGCTTTTCACTAACATCATCGGCCAGGAAGTGGCCAAACAAATACTGCGCCGGTCTTTTGAGGAAAAGCGGCTGGCCCAGAGCTATCTGTTTTACGGGCCTGCGGGGGTGGGCAAGGAGATGGCGGCCTTTGAACTGGCTCAGGCGCTGAACTGCACCGGGGAGGAGCCTCCCTGCGGAAGCTGCAGCCAGTGCCGGAAAACAGTGGAGTTCAATCATCCCGATCTGCATTACGTTTTTCCCGTACCCCATCCCAGCAGCGAAAGCGACAAGAGAAAACTGTCCGAGGAGATCGCCGAGCTGCTGGCCCAGAAGGCCCAAAAGCCTTATTTGAACCTGGAGTTCGACCGGCCGGTGGCCATCTCCATTGACGACATCAGGGTCTTGCAATCCAAGCTTTCGCTCCAGCCCTATCAGGGCCGGAAGAAGGTGGTGATCATCGTAAGCCCCGAGGCCCTGACCACCGAGGCGGCCAACGCCTTCTTAAAAACGTTGGAGGAGCCCTCGCCCACCACCAATTTCATCCTGGTTTGCGACCAGTCCAACGCCCTGCTTTCCACCATTCTCTCCCGCTGCCAGAAGATCCGTTTCATGCGGCTGGACAAGGGATCGGTGGTCCAGGCCTTGGAAGAAAGGCACGGACTGCCTCCGGACCAGGCCCAAATGCTGGCATCTTTAAGCCAGGGCAGCCTGGGGCAGGCCTTGGAGATGATGGAACTGGATCTGCTGGAGGAGCGCCGGATGGCCGGAGAGCTTTTGCGGGCCGGGCTGGAAAAGAATTACGTCGGGATGATGGAATCCATTGACCTGGCCGCCGGCGAAAAAGGCCGGCCCCAGCGGGTGCTGGACATGATGTCGGCCATAGTGCTGGAGGCCCTGCATCCCGAGCCCCAACCATCCCCGGAGGTCTTGAGCCTGGCCCGGCTGCTGACGGAAGCCCGGCTTAACAGGATCACCGCCAACAGGGAACTGGCCAGGACGGCCCTGATGCGAAACGTAACACCCAGGCTGTGTCTGATGGCCGCCTGCAGCCCGGACATTATAAAAGAGGAGCTATGA
- a CDS encoding stage 0 sporulation protein, with product MTENLILVRFKEARPKYYLNPQAYSLSPGELVVVTTENGEELGAVERERAILKEKFKPVGAILRKAEEEDLTKFQANRRRETESYQACLDLIGKYGLQMTLVDVEARFDGSKLTFYFTAEKRVDFRSLVRDLATMFKGRIEMHQIGVRDEARRVGGLGLCGRQLCCVAWLNEFEPVTLKMAKEQNLSTTSNKMLGLCGRLMCCLTYEDRYYEEAHHNMPRVGTVVTTPKGPGTVYKVDIFKQKVMVRFEEGHGEFEASEVSKK from the coding sequence ATGACCGAGAATCTTATATTGGTGCGTTTTAAAGAGGCGCGCCCCAAATACTACCTTAACCCCCAAGCTTACAGCCTGTCGCCGGGGGAACTGGTGGTGGTCACCACCGAGAACGGCGAGGAACTGGGGGCGGTGGAGAGAGAGAGGGCCATACTCAAGGAGAAATTCAAACCTGTCGGCGCGATATTGCGTAAGGCGGAGGAGGAGGACCTGACGAAATTCCAGGCCAACCGCCGGCGCGAGACGGAATCCTACCAGGCCTGTTTGGACCTGATCGGCAAGTACGGCCTGCAGATGACCCTGGTGGACGTGGAAGCCAGGTTCGACGGTTCCAAGCTGACCTTTTATTTCACCGCCGAAAAACGGGTGGACTTCCGGTCATTGGTGAGGGATTTGGCCACCATGTTCAAAGGCCGGATCGAGATGCACCAGATCGGGGTGCGGGACGAGGCCCGGCGGGTGGGCGGGCTGGGGCTGTGCGGCCGCCAGTTGTGCTGCGTGGCCTGGCTCAACGAGTTTGAGCCGGTGACCCTGAAGATGGCCAAGGAGCAGAACCTGTCCACCACTTCCAACAAGATGCTGGGGCTGTGCGGCCGCCTGATGTGCTGCCTGACCTACGAGGACCGCTATTACGAGGAGGCCCACCACAACATGCCCCGGGTGGGGACGGTGGTCACCACCCCCAAGGGCCCGGGCACGGTCTACAAGGTGGACATCTTCAAGCAGAAGGTGATGGTCAGGTTCGAGGAAGGCCACGGAGAATTCGAGGCGTCGGAGGTTTCCAAGAAATGA
- the metG gene encoding methionine--tRNA ligase: MSRFYITTAIPYVNAKPHIGFALEIVQTDALARYYRLFGRDVRFLTGSDENSLKNVQTAEKEGISTEILVKRNAKFFADMHDYLSLSNDDFIRTSSEQRHRKGVEKLWQACLDNGDIYKKRYQGLYCVGCEGFYPRDELVDGKCPEHDTVPEKIEEENYFFRLSKYQKQLEEILESDKYQIIPKTRKNEVLSFVKSGLEDFSISRSKERAKSWGIPVPGDPSQVVYVWFDALANYINALEYAADGQLYRDYWTDCPERVHVIGKGIIRFHAVYWPAMLLSAKVPLPHKLLVHGYIICEGRRMSKSLGNVIDPEAIASRYGTDQLRYFLLSEISTTGDGDFSYARLEQRVNSDLANDYGNLASRVFKMVETYCGGAIPEAGKLGSSDGEFKLKALELGVKVKSQVEQFDLNDAIVSVMEVIKLTNRYAEANAPWKLFKDGNQERIDTVLYNAAEALRIASILLSPVMPGKCRELLSRLGVEEKNITLARASGWGLLKAGQKVSAGEPLFPRIDTKTKDEGSPATKLRASKRITEETNKVENEKTKDEGRKQITEETNKVESEKTKDEGRKQMIEETKTPENTKQETVNAQPVSEELIDIDYFKKIKLRTAEIVAAEKVPNADKLLRLQVKLGEETRQVLAGIAQWYAPESLVGQQVIIVANLKPAKIRGLESHGMLLAAQDKDGVVILIPQRKVETGGEVR, encoded by the coding sequence ATGAGCAGATTCTACATCACTACCGCCATACCCTATGTCAATGCCAAGCCGCATATAGGCTTTGCGCTGGAGATAGTGCAGACCGATGCTTTGGCCCGTTATTACAGGCTGTTCGGCCGGGACGTCCGTTTCCTGACCGGTTCGGATGAGAACAGCTTAAAGAATGTCCAGACCGCGGAAAAGGAAGGCATCTCTACCGAGATTCTGGTCAAGCGAAATGCGAAGTTCTTCGCCGACATGCATGATTACCTGTCGCTGTCCAACGATGATTTTATCCGCACCAGTTCCGAGCAACGCCATAGAAAAGGGGTGGAAAAACTTTGGCAGGCTTGTCTGGATAACGGCGACATTTATAAAAAACGCTATCAGGGACTGTATTGCGTTGGCTGCGAGGGTTTCTACCCACGGGACGAGTTGGTTGACGGCAAATGTCCGGAACACGATACTGTGCCGGAGAAGATAGAGGAAGAAAACTATTTCTTCAGGCTGTCCAAATATCAAAAACAGCTGGAAGAAATCCTGGAATCCGATAAATATCAGATTATTCCAAAAACCCGCAAGAATGAGGTTCTTTCCTTCGTTAAAAGCGGGCTGGAGGATTTTTCCATTTCCCGTTCAAAAGAGCGCGCCAAGAGTTGGGGTATTCCGGTTCCCGGCGACCCAAGCCAGGTGGTCTATGTCTGGTTTGATGCGCTGGCCAATTACATCAATGCGTTAGAATATGCCGCTGACGGGCAGTTGTACCGGGATTATTGGACCGATTGTCCCGAACGGGTACATGTAATAGGCAAGGGGATTATTCGTTTTCATGCGGTTTATTGGCCGGCCATGCTGCTATCGGCCAAAGTGCCGTTGCCGCATAAATTGTTGGTGCATGGCTATATTATCTGCGAGGGGAGAAGGATGTCCAAATCCTTGGGCAATGTGATTGATCCCGAGGCGATTGCTTCCCGCTATGGAACCGACCAGTTGCGCTATTTTCTTTTGTCCGAAATATCCACCACCGGCGACGGCGATTTCAGCTATGCCCGGTTGGAACAACGGGTCAACAGCGACCTGGCCAACGATTACGGCAATCTGGCCAGCCGGGTATTCAAAATGGTAGAAACATACTGCGGAGGAGCGATCCCGGAAGCTGGGAAGCTGGGAAGCTCGGATGGTGAGTTTAAACTAAAGGCTTTGGAGCTTGGCGTAAAAGTGAAATCGCAGGTCGAGCAGTTTGATCTGAACGATGCCATCGTTTCCGTGATGGAGGTAATCAAGCTTACCAACCGTTACGCGGAAGCCAACGCGCCCTGGAAACTGTTCAAGGACGGCAATCAGGAGCGGATCGACACCGTGCTCTATAATGCGGCCGAGGCCCTGCGCATCGCCAGCATCCTATTGTCCCCGGTAATGCCGGGCAAGTGCCGGGAGCTCTTATCAAGATTGGGAGTGGAGGAGAAGAATATTACCCTGGCCAGGGCCTCCGGGTGGGGATTGTTGAAGGCGGGGCAGAAGGTATCGGCCGGGGAGCCGCTCTTCCCGAGGATAGACACTAAAACAAAAGATGAAGGCAGCCCTGCGACAAAGCTCAGGGCAAGTAAACGAATAACAGAAGAAACAAACAAAGTTGAAAACGAAAAAACGAAAGATGAAGGCAGAAAACAAATAACAGAAGAAACAAACAAAGTTGAAAGCGAAAAAACGAAAGATGAAGGCAGAAAACAAATGATCGAAGAAACTAAAACTCCGGAAAACACAAAACAGGAAACTGTAAACGCCCAACCGGTTTCGGAGGAGTTGATAGACATCGATTATTTCAAAAAGATAAAACTGCGCACCGCCGAGATCGTCGCCGCCGAGAAGGTGCCCAACGCCGACAAGCTGCTGCGCCTGCAGGTCAAGTTAGGCGAGGAGACCCGGCAGGTGCTGGCCGGAATAGCCCAGTGGTATGCCCCGGAATCATTGGTGGGCCAGCAGGTGATCATAGTGGCCAATCTCAAGCCGGCCAAGATCCGGGGTCTGGAGTCCCACGGCATGCTGCTGGCCGCCCAGGACAAGGACGGGGTAGTGATACTGATCCCGCAAAGGAAGGTGGAGACCGGCGGAGAGGTGCGGTAA